A single genomic interval of Chloroflexota bacterium harbors:
- a CDS encoding VOC family protein, with amino-acid sequence MAARIRHVAISSGNSGLLLEFYQSLFGMAPDRTQVVTDGYIGMNVNRRGGGRQAGIDHFGVEVDDVEAVMARSRAAFPAVHFLKRPANRPFASIGTHDPAGNVFDLSQAGMENRRGFYADGGDTWRPRHISHFELRAMDPALLAEFYGRVYDFQVSQDADGKFAVSDGRVTLVIAPWDIRDYAGTGIERPAIEHLGFAVESVEAFERDRDQLMEARPDLFPNSAKAETEGARRMEILARCNRGALQLCDPDGILIDVAEA; translated from the coding sequence ATGGCAGCGCGGATCAGGCACGTCGCGATCTCGAGCGGCAATTCGGGACTGCTGCTCGAGTTCTATCAGTCTCTCTTTGGGATGGCACCCGATCGGACGCAGGTGGTGACCGACGGTTACATCGGGATGAACGTGAACCGGCGCGGCGGTGGCCGCCAGGCTGGGATCGACCACTTCGGCGTCGAGGTGGACGACGTCGAGGCGGTCATGGCGCGCAGTCGGGCCGCGTTTCCAGCGGTGCACTTTCTGAAACGTCCCGCGAATCGTCCGTTCGCGAGCATCGGCACGCACGATCCGGCGGGGAACGTCTTCGACCTGTCTCAGGCCGGGATGGAGAATCGGCGCGGATTCTATGCGGACGGCGGAGATACCTGGCGACCTCGGCACATCAGCCATTTCGAGCTTCGGGCGATGGATCCGGCGCTCCTGGCGGAGTTCTACGGTCGCGTGTACGATTTCCAGGTTAGCCAGGACGCGGACGGGAAGTTCGCCGTGTCGGACGGCCGCGTAACGCTCGTGATCGCCCCGTGGGACATTCGCGATTATGCCGGGACCGGTATCGAGCGGCCGGCCATCGAGCATCTGGGTTTCGCGGTGGAAAGCGTCGAAGCGTTCGAGCGGGACCGCGATCAGCTCATGGAGGCGCGGCCGGATCTCTTCCCGAACAGCGCGAAGGCCGAGACGGAGGGCGCGCGACGGATGGAGATCCTGGCGCGCTGCAACCGCGGAGCGCTCCAGCTCTGCGATCCGGACGGCATCCTCATCGACGTCGCGGAAGCGTGA